A region from the Riemerella anatipestifer genome encodes:
- the speB gene encoding agmatinase, giving the protein MKTYAGIPEENASLENSKVMLVTVPYDGTSTWGKGADKGPELFLDASENMELYDIETGTEPYLEGVYLAGEVTEDSSPEAMTEAVYQKTKELLKHEDKLFTLFGGEHSVSIGSIRAVGEKYENLTVLQLDAHTDLRPEFHGSTSNHACAVFEASQKHNLVQVGIRSMDAEEMQYVPKGQCFWAHEIAQNPNWIDEVLEKVSGNVYITIDLDAFDPSIAPSTGTPEPGGLAWYPTLELLKKVFEKCNVVAFDIVELMDSPMAKPTAFLAAKLYYKMLAYYHLANKK; this is encoded by the coding sequence ATGAAAACATACGCAGGTATTCCAGAGGAAAATGCAAGTTTAGAAAACTCAAAAGTAATGTTAGTTACAGTTCCTTATGATGGGACATCTACTTGGGGTAAAGGAGCCGATAAAGGTCCAGAACTATTTTTAGATGCTTCCGAAAATATGGAGCTTTACGATATTGAGACAGGTACGGAGCCTTATTTAGAAGGCGTATATTTAGCAGGTGAGGTAACGGAAGATAGCTCTCCAGAAGCTATGACGGAAGCGGTGTACCAAAAAACAAAAGAACTCCTAAAACACGAAGATAAATTATTCACCCTCTTTGGTGGGGAGCATTCGGTATCTATTGGCTCTATCCGTGCGGTAGGAGAGAAGTATGAGAATCTTACGGTATTACAATTAGACGCTCATACAGACCTTCGCCCAGAGTTTCATGGGTCTACATCTAACCACGCTTGTGCCGTGTTTGAAGCTAGTCAGAAGCATAATCTAGTGCAAGTGGGTATCCGCTCTATGGACGCAGAAGAGATGCAATATGTACCAAAAGGACAGTGTTTTTGGGCTCACGAGATTGCTCAAAATCCTAATTGGATAGATGAGGTATTAGAAAAGGTATCAGGAAATGTTTACATCACGATAGATTTAGATGCGTTTGACCCTTCTATTGCTCCATCTACAGGGACGCCAGAACCGGGAGGCTTGGCTTGGTATCCTACTTTAGAGCTTCTAAAAAAGGTGTTTGAAAAATGCAATGTAGTGGCCTTTGATATTGTAGAACTAATGGACTCTCCAATGGCGAAACCTACGGCATTTTTAGCGGCAAAGCTATACTATAAGATGTTGGCTTATTATCACTTAGCTAATAAGAAATAA
- a CDS encoding decarboxylase, which translates to MKIKYSELIDQTLYFPQEEFSYENESLHFHGINLMEVVEKFGTPLKISYLPKISQNIQRAKKWFSEAIAKNEYRNTYRYCYCTKSSHFSFVLEEALKNDISMETSSAFDMDIVRKLYDKGKVTKDIEVICNGFKTDDYLEKISDLINEGFENITPILDNYRELDKLTESIDTTFNIGIRIASEEEPKFEFYTSRLGIGYKDIIPYYSQKIAEHPNARLKMLHFFINTGIKDTAYYWNELFKCLRVYARLKKIAPEVDSLNIGGGFPIKTSLNFDYDYEYMVNEIVSQIKKFCEEEGVEEPNIYTEFGSFTVGESGANLYQIISQKRQNDREKWDMIDSSFMTTLPDTWAISRHFIMLPLNRWEDSYERVFLGGLTCDSDDYYNSEQHTNAIYLPVFSDTKPLYIGFFNTGAYQESISGYGGAHHCLIPQPRHILITKDEEGNFVYELFREKQSPEDVLKLVGY; encoded by the coding sequence ATGAAAATTAAATATTCGGAACTAATAGACCAAACGCTTTATTTTCCACAAGAAGAGTTTAGTTATGAGAATGAAAGTCTTCATTTTCATGGGATTAACCTAATGGAAGTGGTAGAGAAGTTTGGGACACCTCTAAAGATAAGTTATTTACCAAAGATTTCGCAAAATATCCAAAGGGCAAAAAAATGGTTTTCGGAAGCCATTGCTAAAAACGAGTATCGCAATACATACCGCTACTGTTACTGTACCAAGTCTAGTCATTTTTCTTTTGTGCTAGAGGAAGCTCTTAAAAACGATATTAGTATGGAGACTTCGTCTGCGTTTGATATGGATATTGTACGAAAACTCTACGATAAAGGCAAAGTAACCAAAGATATAGAAGTAATTTGTAATGGTTTTAAAACCGATGATTATTTGGAAAAAATATCAGATTTAATCAATGAAGGTTTTGAGAACATTACACCTATCCTAGATAATTACAGAGAGCTGGATAAACTTACAGAAAGTATAGATACTACCTTTAATATTGGGATTAGAATTGCTTCCGAAGAAGAACCAAAGTTTGAATTTTATACCTCTAGGTTAGGGATAGGTTATAAGGATATTATCCCATATTACAGTCAGAAAATAGCGGAGCACCCTAATGCAAGGCTGAAAATGTTGCACTTTTTCATCAATACGGGGATTAAAGACACCGCTTATTATTGGAACGAACTCTTTAAGTGCTTACGAGTGTATGCAAGGCTTAAGAAAATTGCACCAGAGGTAGATTCGCTTAACATAGGTGGTGGGTTTCCTATTAAAACCTCGCTCAACTTCGATTACGATTATGAGTATATGGTGAATGAGATTGTTTCTCAAATTAAAAAATTCTGTGAAGAGGAAGGGGTAGAAGAGCCTAATATCTATACCGAATTTGGGTCTTTTACCGTGGGCGAGAGTGGTGCTAACCTGTACCAAATTATTAGTCAGAAAAGGCAAAACGACCGTGAGAAATGGGATATGATAGACAGTAGTTTTATGACGACTTTGCCAGATACTTGGGCTATTTCTAGACACTTTATTATGCTGCCACTCAACCGTTGGGAAGATAGTTATGAGAGGGTATTTTTAGGAGGTCTTACTTGTGATTCTGATGACTACTACAACTCCGAACAGCATACTAATGCCATCTATCTCCCTGTATTCAGCGATACTAAGCCTCTTTATATAGGGTTCTTTAATACGGGGGCTTATCAGGAGAGTATTAGTGGCTACGGAGGGGCACACCACTGTTTAATTCCTCAACCAAGACACATTTTAATTACTAAAGACGAAGAAGGAAACTTTGTTTACGAGCTATTTAGAGAAAAACAAAGTCCAGAAGATGTACTTAAGCTGGTAGGCTATTAA
- a CDS encoding HU family DNA-binding protein produces MPVKFTVIQKGNPSKPEEPKKYYASAKASGEVTFRNLSKEIAQGSTTVSDTDVLAVLNDLTKVLSKHLSDGKIVRFGDFGSFQISISSEGAETEDKVTAAKIKSNKILFRPGIELREMLAVVKYEKAAKGE; encoded by the coding sequence ATGCCAGTAAAATTCACAGTGATACAAAAAGGCAATCCTAGTAAGCCCGAAGAACCTAAGAAGTATTATGCTTCGGCTAAAGCTAGTGGAGAGGTTACTTTCCGAAATTTAAGTAAAGAGATTGCACAGGGTAGTACCACCGTAAGTGATACCGATGTGCTTGCAGTACTTAACGACCTCACTAAGGTATTATCTAAACATCTGTCAGATGGTAAAATTGTTCGTTTTGGAGATTTTGGCTCGTTCCAAATTTCTATTTCTTCTGAGGGAGCAGAAACCGAAGATAAGGTAACTGCAGCTAAGATAAAGAGCAATAAAATCCTCTTTCGCCCAGGTATAGAGCTTAGAGAAATGCTGGCGGTAGTCAAATATGAGAAGGCAGCCAAGGGAGAGTAA
- a CDS encoding thiamine diphosphokinase, with amino-acid sequence MAKEPPKAILYINGEPPKQLPPYSEGDIWACTDGAWSYLKQKGVTVEQLAFISGDFDSVVSLEDLPSEKVISTPNQDFTDFYKALDLLKQKGITKVDVYGASGKEQDHFLGNLTVAYQFKEEIDITFYDDMATYFFISQQVELKEVKGKTVSLYPFPEAKSIVTKGLRWSLNKEDLSITSRIGTRNIADEDTISISYTHGSLLVFLSKSRELNP; translated from the coding sequence ATGGCTAAAGAACCCCCAAAAGCAATTTTATACATCAATGGCGAACCTCCCAAACAGTTGCCTCCTTATTCGGAAGGGGATATTTGGGCGTGTACCGATGGAGCTTGGAGTTATCTCAAACAAAAAGGCGTTACGGTGGAGCAGTTGGCTTTTATTTCAGGAGATTTTGACTCTGTGGTTTCTTTAGAAGACCTTCCAAGTGAGAAGGTAATTTCTACGCCCAATCAGGATTTTACAGATTTTTATAAAGCCTTAGACCTTCTTAAACAGAAAGGAATTACCAAAGTAGATGTTTACGGAGCGAGTGGCAAAGAGCAAGACCATTTTTTAGGTAATTTAACCGTAGCCTATCAGTTTAAGGAAGAGATAGACATTACTTTCTACGATGATATGGCAACTTACTTCTTTATATCTCAACAGGTGGAACTAAAGGAGGTAAAAGGCAAAACTGTTTCTTTGTATCCTTTCCCAGAGGCTAAATCTATTGTTACCAAAGGGCTTAGGTGGAGTCTTAATAAAGAGGATTTATCTATCACCAGTAGGATAGGCACTAGAAATATAGCCGATGAAGATACCATTTCTATTAGTTACACTCATGGGAGTTTGCTTGTCTTTTTAAGTAAAAGTAGAGAGCTAAATCCATAA
- a CDS encoding cob(I)yrinic acid a,c-diamide adenosyltransferase, with amino-acid sequence MKIYTKTGDGGATSLYGGTRVSKAHLRVEAYGTIDELNACLGVAKSYIQEVEVLKQLKVIQFDLFTLGSESATPVDKLFLANGKSRLPLVIGQNEIEALERWIDAFDEQLEPLQFFILPGGGKASAHLHVARTVCRRAERYLVALSEQEEVRAELIKYLNRLSDYLFVLARYISHLHHEPEEYWNPNDRP; translated from the coding sequence ATGAAAATTTATACAAAAACAGGCGATGGTGGAGCTACTTCTCTCTATGGAGGTACAAGAGTTTCTAAAGCTCATCTTAGAGTGGAGGCTTATGGTACTATAGACGAGCTTAATGCGTGTCTAGGTGTGGCAAAATCTTATATTCAAGAGGTAGAAGTTTTAAAGCAACTTAAAGTCATTCAATTTGATTTGTTTACACTTGGTTCGGAGTCTGCAACGCCTGTGGATAAACTTTTCTTAGCGAATGGTAAATCTAGACTTCCGTTAGTTATAGGTCAAAACGAAATAGAGGCTTTGGAGCGTTGGATAGACGCCTTTGATGAACAGCTAGAGCCACTACAATTCTTTATTTTACCGGGAGGAGGCAAGGCTTCAGCTCATTTACATGTGGCAAGGACGGTTTGTAGAAGAGCAGAACGCTATTTAGTCGCTTTAAGTGAGCAAGAAGAAGTAAGAGCGGAACTTATAAAATACCTCAATCGTTTGTCTGATTATCTGTTTGTATTAGCGAGATACATTTCTCATTTACACCACGAACCAGAAGAGTATTGGAATCCTAATGATAGACCATAG
- the lptB gene encoding LPS export ABC transporter ATP-binding protein: MILRGDNLIKEYGPKKVVKGVSIEVKQGEIVGLLGPNGAGKTTTFYMIVGLVKPTQGNIFLDQQNITKDAMYRRAQKGIGYLAQEASVFRKLSVEDNIMGVLQLTKLSKKEQRLKCDALIEEFSLEHVRKNRGDLLSGGERRRTEIARCLATSPNFILLDEPFAGVDPIAVEDIQKIVRSLVEKNIGILITDHNVQQTLAITNKTYIMFEGKILKEGLPEDLANDLEVRQAYLGENFRFEKI; encoded by the coding sequence ATGATTTTACGGGGAGATAATTTAATAAAAGAATACGGACCTAAGAAGGTCGTAAAAGGCGTATCCATAGAGGTGAAGCAAGGCGAAATAGTAGGGCTTTTAGGGCCTAATGGAGCGGGTAAAACTACTACCTTTTATATGATTGTAGGTTTGGTAAAGCCAACGCAAGGTAATATCTTTCTAGACCAGCAAAACATTACAAAAGATGCTATGTACCGCAGAGCCCAAAAGGGGATAGGTTATTTGGCACAAGAGGCTTCGGTGTTTAGAAAACTCTCTGTAGAAGACAATATTATGGGGGTGCTACAACTTACCAAACTTTCTAAAAAAGAGCAACGCCTAAAGTGTGATGCACTTATAGAGGAGTTTTCACTAGAACACGTGAGGAAGAACAGAGGCGACCTGTTATCGGGTGGAGAAAGAAGGCGTACCGAAATTGCAAGGTGCTTAGCGACTAGCCCTAACTTTATTTTACTAGATGAGCCTTTTGCAGGGGTAGACCCTATTGCCGTGGAAGATATACAAAAAATTGTGAGGTCTTTGGTGGAGAAAAATATCGGTATCCTTATTACCGACCATAATGTGCAACAGACTTTAGCCATTACCAATAAAACTTATATTATGTTTGAAGGTAAAATTCTAAAGGAAGGCTTACCAGAAGATTTAGCCAACGACCTAGAGGTAAGACAAGCCTATCTCGGAGAAAACTTTAGATTTGAAAAGATTTAA
- a CDS encoding NAD(P)/FAD-dependent oxidoreductase, which yields MAKVVILGAGIAGHTAATYLRRKLGKEHEVLVVSPNSNYQWVPSNIWVGIGRMKPSEVIFPLAPLYKKHNIGYKQAKVVAFYPEGSADLAKPFVEVEYVVGEDKGKIEKVDYDYLINATGPKLAFDLTEGLSPATNKCYSVCTYDHAEHAAEALNHLVQELKTSDVKKKILIGTGHPKATCQGAAFEYILNVDTELRNAGVRDKVEITWISNENELGDFGMDGMLLTYGDMIMKSSDMVEMVFEDRDIKWILGAGVNKVEDGVVHYENLKGEFKTETFDFGMLIPAFSGHGFKAYDKNGADITDKLFKGFMIVDADYTPKPYEEWTVQDWPETYQNPTYQNIFAPGIAFAPPHTISKPRKSPNGTDIFPSPPRTGMPSGIIAKLVADNIIESIKAGKIVTPHRGSLGNMGAACVASAGFGFTKGSAVSITTFPIVPDYVKYKESGGRDLNKTFGEIGLAGHWVKHSLHHAFLWKAKMKPFWYMIPE from the coding sequence ATGGCAAAAGTAGTAATTTTAGGTGCGGGAATAGCGGGGCATACCGCAGCCACCTATTTGCGTAGAAAATTAGGTAAAGAACACGAAGTTCTAGTAGTTTCGCCTAATTCTAATTATCAATGGGTACCCTCTAATATCTGGGTGGGTATCGGAAGAATGAAACCTAGTGAAGTTATATTCCCTTTAGCTCCATTATATAAAAAACATAATATTGGGTATAAACAAGCTAAAGTAGTGGCGTTTTACCCAGAAGGAAGTGCAGACCTTGCTAAACCTTTCGTAGAAGTAGAATATGTGGTAGGAGAAGATAAAGGTAAAATAGAAAAAGTAGATTACGACTATCTTATCAATGCTACAGGACCTAAGTTAGCTTTTGACCTTACGGAAGGTCTATCTCCAGCAACCAATAAATGTTATTCAGTTTGTACTTATGATCATGCAGAACACGCTGCAGAAGCACTCAATCATTTAGTTCAAGAATTAAAAACAAGTGATGTTAAGAAAAAAATATTGATTGGCACAGGGCATCCTAAAGCAACTTGTCAAGGGGCGGCTTTTGAGTATATTCTTAATGTAGATACCGAGCTACGAAATGCAGGTGTGAGAGATAAAGTGGAAATTACATGGATTTCTAACGAAAACGAATTAGGGGATTTTGGTATGGACGGAATGCTACTAACCTACGGAGATATGATAATGAAGTCCAGCGATATGGTAGAAATGGTGTTTGAAGACAGAGATATTAAATGGATTTTAGGAGCGGGAGTAAATAAAGTAGAAGATGGCGTAGTACATTACGAAAATTTAAAGGGGGAATTTAAAACCGAAACGTTTGATTTTGGAATGCTTATTCCAGCGTTTTCAGGACATGGTTTTAAAGCTTATGATAAAAATGGAGCAGATATTACCGATAAGCTTTTCAAAGGTTTTATGATAGTAGATGCAGATTATACACCTAAACCTTACGAAGAATGGACGGTGCAAGATTGGCCAGAGACTTACCAAAATCCTACTTACCAAAATATATTTGCACCAGGTATTGCCTTTGCACCGCCTCATACAATCTCTAAACCGAGAAAAAGCCCTAACGGAACAGATATATTTCCTTCTCCACCTAGGACGGGTATGCCTTCAGGAATTATAGCTAAACTAGTAGCGGATAATATTATTGAAAGTATTAAAGCTGGTAAGATAGTAACGCCTCATAGAGGTTCTTTGGGGAATATGGGGGCTGCATGTGTGGCGTCTGCAGGATTTGGTTTTACTAAAGGATCTGCGGTAAGTATTACAACATTTCCTATTGTTCCAGATTATGTAAAGTATAAAGAATCAGGCGGAAGAGATTTAAACAAAACATTTGGAGAGATAGGTCTAGCAGGGCATTGGGTTAAACATTCTCTGCATCATGCTTTCTTGTGGAAGGCTAAAATGAAGCCTTTTTGGTATATGATTCCTGAATAG
- a CDS encoding Crp/Fnr family transcriptional regulator — translation MQFSERVNNLFEPELIEEISSVGKLKLAEEGEVIINVEQPIVYMPIVMSGTLKVSMIDDNGKELLMYYLNAEDGCAMTFTCCMQEKKSEIIAVAEEPSELWMIPMEYMDKWMMKYPTWKSFVMMTMQDRFMKVIKALDMVVFNSLDTRLLNYLKEKSKTMGKTVLNVSHEQIANDLASSRVVISRMLKKLENEGKVLLYRNQIKLLKDL, via the coding sequence ATGCAATTTAGTGAGCGTGTTAATAACCTTTTTGAACCAGAACTTATAGAGGAAATTTCTTCCGTAGGAAAACTAAAACTAGCCGAAGAAGGCGAGGTAATCATCAATGTGGAGCAGCCTATTGTCTATATGCCTATTGTGATGAGCGGAACGCTAAAAGTCTCTATGATAGATGATAACGGTAAAGAACTACTGATGTATTATCTCAACGCTGAAGATGGTTGTGCGATGACTTTTACCTGCTGTATGCAGGAGAAAAAAAGCGAGATTATTGCGGTTGCAGAAGAGCCTTCAGAACTTTGGATGATACCTATGGAGTATATGGATAAGTGGATGATGAAATATCCCACATGGAAATCCTTTGTTATGATGACAATGCAAGATCGATTTATGAAGGTTATTAAGGCATTGGATATGGTGGTGTTTAATAGTTTAGATACAAGGTTACTTAATTATCTTAAAGAAAAATCTAAAACTATGGGTAAAACAGTGCTTAATGTTTCTCATGAGCAGATAGCTAACGATTTGGCAAGTTCTAGAGTGGTAATAAGCAGAATGCTCAAAAAATTAGAAAATGAAGGTAAGGTATTGTTGTACAGAAATCAAATAAAGCTACTTAAAGATTTATAA
- a CDS encoding chorismate-binding protein, giving the protein MQRDSVFYRLPNTTTIYTLSEASTGAEDEVSFFDFDGQQQYVFRGTIKEISAEELQSLDYSSTELKAISDLAEADEDENTYLEKIAQVVAFIKTHRLPKLVISRRKTLGFNGREASLTATFLALCKAYPSALVYLFVRDSKCWVGATPETLGEYDFSSHQFKTMSLAGTLPLHEEWTDKELEEQKPVTDYIKATLSKYSDRVEVSETYTVPSGSIKHLRNDFVLEVVADKVPYIIEDLHPTPAVCGIPKAFCKESIKAFESHSRELYSGYIKITHHNGVFYFVNLRCAEVYQNKALVYVGGGINAKSQPQKEWRETELKALVIENHLVLK; this is encoded by the coding sequence ATGCAGAGAGATTCTGTTTTTTATAGACTACCTAATACAACAACCATTTATACCTTATCCGAAGCCTCTACTGGAGCGGAAGATGAGGTTTCTTTTTTTGATTTTGATGGGCAACAACAATATGTATTTAGGGGAACCATCAAAGAAATTTCTGCCGAAGAGTTACAATCTTTAGACTATTCTTCTACCGAATTAAAGGCTATATCGGATTTAGCCGAAGCTGATGAGGACGAAAATACTTACTTAGAAAAGATAGCCCAAGTGGTGGCGTTTATCAAGACGCACCGTTTACCCAAGTTGGTAATTTCTAGACGAAAAACACTAGGCTTTAACGGTAGAGAAGCATCGCTTACAGCTACTTTTTTAGCCTTATGCAAAGCCTATCCTTCGGCTTTGGTTTATTTATTTGTTCGTGATAGCAAGTGTTGGGTAGGAGCTACGCCCGAAACTTTAGGCGAGTATGACTTTAGTAGTCATCAGTTCAAGACGATGAGCTTAGCGGGAACACTGCCGCTTCACGAAGAATGGACAGACAAAGAGCTAGAGGAACAAAAACCTGTAACGGATTATATTAAAGCCACGCTTTCCAAATATTCGGATAGGGTAGAAGTATCCGAAACTTATACCGTGCCAAGCGGTTCTATAAAGCACCTTAGAAACGATTTTGTGCTAGAAGTTGTCGCAGACAAAGTGCCGTATATTATAGAAGATTTGCACCCTACACCAGCCGTTTGTGGTATCCCAAAAGCATTTTGTAAGGAAAGTATCAAGGCGTTTGAAAGCCACTCTAGAGAGCTTTATTCTGGATATATTAAAATAACCCACCATAATGGCGTGTTTTATTTTGTAAATCTTAGGTGTGCGGAGGTGTATCAAAACAAGGCTTTGGTGTATGTGGGCGGTGGTATAAACGCTAAAAGTCAGCCTCAAAAAGAATGGCGAGAAACAGAGCTAAAGGCTTTGGTAATAGAAAATCATTTGGTGTTAAAATAA
- a CDS encoding PaaI family thioesterase, producing the protein MEEAKKKEILEFLNNWGEMHMGKLLDIVFTDVTEDTLTATMPVTERVHQPFGILHGGASCVLAETLGSCLSGINVDASKFYAVGTNINSNHLRSKKDGMLTGVARFIRKGRTVHVSEIEIRDEKGVLINHTTMTNNIIAK; encoded by the coding sequence ATGGAAGAAGCAAAGAAAAAAGAGATATTAGAGTTTCTTAATAATTGGGGCGAGATGCATATGGGTAAGCTGCTAGACATCGTGTTTACCGATGTTACCGAAGACACTCTTACTGCTACGATGCCCGTAACCGAAAGGGTGCATCAGCCATTTGGGATTTTGCACGGTGGGGCAAGTTGCGTATTAGCAGAAACGCTAGGTTCTTGCCTATCAGGTATCAATGTGGACGCATCAAAGTTTTATGCGGTGGGGACTAACATCAATTCTAATCACCTTAGAAGTAAAAAAGATGGAATGCTCACTGGCGTTGCCCGATTCATTAGAAAAGGCAGAACGGTACATGTTTCTGAAATAGAAATCAGAGATGAGAAAGGAGTGCTTATCAACCATACCACAATGACTAATAATATTATAGCGAAATAG